Below is a genomic region from Osmia bicornis bicornis chromosome 3, iOsmBic2.1, whole genome shotgun sequence.
ATTTAATCTTTATACAACATTCATATAATATTGAGCACAGTGCGTAGGTCTCCCGAGAGAAAACAGCGATATACAGAAAgcaaaaattctcaaaatcttaaatttttacaatattaatattagaagtgatttagaaacaaaataatataattctcTCCAAGcctatacatatacataagATCTCTAACCCTTTATACAATGTCAGTTTTCACATGAATGCCACCGGGGCTGAAGGGGTGGACTGGAAACCCGGAGCCCCTCTTCCCTTCGCCCCTGAAGAGGAATTTCCCAGTGGAAACCTAccatgctcgatactgtatATACGAacgataaaatgtaatatttaataaagcTATCCGCTAGTTAAActtccaaaaataaaaataaattttacgtTTCATGCAATTTTAGTACGCAGGCGTTCATTCAACTATAGTATTGATTTTCATGCGTAATGTCACGCAACTAGTATGGTCTCACTTCGAAGTGCGAACATTGCTGCTCGTAATTAATCAAACTGCTGTATAAGAAAGGTATTGTTCTAGACTTTATTACAATAAACGAAACGGTGTCTAGCAAGAATTCGATTGAACAACATGGTTGGACCAAATGTTTCTTTGTGACTAACTGTTTCGGAAGGTGGAACAACCTCAGCCTCAGGCGCATCCTTTAAGACACCTTCCGAACACGAGCGAGTAAATACGGAGCTCGCAACGCTTTGTAAGGTGAGCTACAAAGATACATTAGTTgtacaaaaatgaaataaacatgATACTAACAAAATCAAACAATTAAATCATCTTAagttgtaaataaatataataaagtgCCTTAGAGACTAGCGTTAAGTTTCAAATCTATGGCGGAGTAAACAATTTTATCACTTTTAAAGTATTTAGATTTAAAATTGAACTTAAATTTAAcatttaattgataattaatgattaaaattttatcaaaatattatcAACCTTCTTAGGTGTATCCTGTAAGCCCTGTAACTGGGCCCGGGGCAGCGAGATCCGTATGGGAATTAAGTCCCGATCCCGACATGGTCGGGCATCTACCAAATACTCCGATTTCTAGCACCACTCATCAAAATCATGGATCTGCTAAGGATTCTGAACTGCAACGGAGAAGCGGTCCTGACGACAACATTTATGCCGACGAAACTGCTCCCGGTCAAACTCCGTCTAACGAAACCAAACAGATCTTTGAACTACTTAGATCCGGGTAGACTTGTTATCCTAATATTGTTCGTATTAACAGTGAACtaaggtaaaaaaaaatattaaaaaatgtaatatttatttaggGAAATAACGGATGTGGATGAATTAGTAGAAAAGAATGGTTTAAGTTTGTTAAGCGCAAGGGATGAATGGGGATATACCCCAGCCCATTGGGCTGCTCTGGATGGAAACATCGAAGTTAGTTTGTATAATTAACTTCATGAAATTCATACAGCAATTACGATAAAAAAGCtatgttattatttataaataaaaatctatatGAAATAGGTAATGAGATACTTAATAGAACGAAATGGACCAGTTGATCTTTCTTGTCTTGGAATTCAAGGACCGAGACCGATACATTGGGCTTGCCGGAAAGGTCATAGTGCGTTAGTTCAAGTGTTATTAAAGGTATTGAAATTAGGTAAAATTGTAATTgcatataaaattacaatttgattaccttttttttcttatttattctaGGCAGGTGTAGCTGTTAATGCAGCAGATTTTAAAGGCCTAACTCCTTTGATGACTGCCTGTATGTTTGGAAAATTTGCAACAGCAGCATTTTTATTAGGGTCCGGTGCATTAGGACATTTAACAGATATAAACGGCGATACTGCCCTTCATTGGGCTGCATATAAGGGACATGCAGAACTAATAAGATTACTCATGTATAGTGGAGTAGATTTACAAAAACCAGATTACTTTGGATCTACTCCACTACACTTAGCATGTCTTTCCGGCAATGTCAGTTGCGTTAAAATATTGTGTGAAAAGAGTAAAATTGAATTAGAACCTCGTGACAAAAATGGTAAAACACCGTTACAGCTGGCAAAAAGTCATAGACATTATGAGATTATAAGAATACTTCAAGCTGAACAAAAACGACGGTGTAGATGGATTCCACCTATCAATGAACTTTGGTTCGTATTTTCGTCTTTCGTATAATGTATGCAGAATAATGTATTAatatccatttatttttaaggGCATTATTATTTGGTGGAGCTGGCAACAGTAAAGGTcctatattattatttatggtATCAGTTCTTTTATGGGGATATCCAATGTACTTACTAAAATGTATCCCATTAACGTGGAATCTCTTACGCGGTAGTCATTATTGCTTTATTTATTGGAACATCGTTATGTGGATTTCATGGATTGTTGCAAATAGAAGAGATCCTGGTTACATACCACAAAACAGTGAAACTTATTATAGAGCAATCAATCaggtattatttgaaaatattggCATCATGTAGTATTGAATATTATAGATGATATACACGTAACGATCTCTATTTTAGATTCCATACTTCGATAAATGGAAGAAACGAAATGTATTGTTATCTCGACTATGTCACAGTTGTAGATGCTTCAGACCAATAAGGGCTAAACATTGCAGAATATGTAATAGATGTGTTACATATTTCGATCATCACTGTCCCTTTATATACAACTGTGTGGGTTTAAGAAACaggtaaattataaaattatacatattacTTATAACATGCTTACTAATCGTTActcattaataaattattattacagaATGTGGTTCTTCTTGTTCGTCATGTGTGTAGCAATAAATTGttcttttacaatttattttgccTGCTACTGTATGGCAATTGAAGGAATCCAATTACTATATGTGTTGGGGGTACTAGAAGCTTTAGTGTTTTGTGGACTTGGATGGATTCTAACATGCACTTcggtaattataaaatatacttttataACATATGAAATATTTGTCTGGATTCATAGTAATTTATCTTCTTTTACGTAGGTATTACATGCTTGCATGAACTTGACCACAAATGAAATGTTTAACTATAAACGATATTCATATTTAAGAGAcaagaaaggaaaatatttaaatccaTTTAGTAGAGGTCCTGTTCTCAATTTTATTGAGTTCTTTCTTTGTCCTCCAAATCACCAGACAAACAATCCTCAAAATTACCAAATACTTTCAGAAGATATGATGTAAACTATTACGAAACCACTATTTTATAACAACACTACGCTtctaaaagataaaaatattgattatataattat
It encodes:
- the LOC114871566 gene encoding probable protein S-acyltransferase 23, producing the protein MVGHLPNTPISSTTHQNHGSAKDSELQRRSGPDDNIYADETAPGQTPSNETKQIFELLRSGEITDVDELVEKNGLSLLSARDEWGYTPAHWAALDGNIEVMRYLIERNGPVDLSCLGIQGPRPIHWACRKGHSALVQVLLKAGVAVNAADFKGLTPLMTACMFGKFATAAFLLGSGALGHLTDINGDTALHWAAYKGHAELIRLLMYSGVDLQKPDYFGSTPLHLACLSGNVSCVKILCEKSKIELEPRDKNGKTPLQLAKSHRHYEIIRILQAEQKRRCRWIPPINELWALLFGGAGNSKGPILLFMVSVLLWGYPMYLLKCIPLTWNLLRGSHYCFIYWNIVMWISWIVANRRDPGYIPQNSETYYRAINQIPYFDKWKKRNVLLSRLCHSCRCFRPIRAKHCRICNRCVTYFDHHCPFIYNCVGLRNRMWFFLFVMCVAINCSFTIYFACYCMAIEGIQLLYVLGVLEALVFCGLGWILTCTSVLHACMNLTTNEMFNYKRYSYLRDKKGKYLNPFSRGPVLNFIEFFLCPPNHQTNNPQNYQILSEDMM